The following proteins are encoded in a genomic region of Pseudoxanthomonas suwonensis 11-1:
- a CDS encoding YhdH/YhfP family quinone oxidoreductase encodes MTIPHTFPAFRIHNDDAGYRSGVEPVTLDDLAPGEVVVKAAWSSVNYKDALAGTGKGKILRRFPLVGGIDVSGHVVASTDPKFREGDEVLVTGCGLSETRDGGYSAYVRLPAEWVIALPRGLDLRQGMVLGTAGFTAALALYRLRENRQRPELGPLAVTGATGGVGSMAVAIFSKAGYEVHAISGKADQAGYLKSLGASEVLGRDALAANRPLESVRFGGGLDNVGGPMLVSLLAQTAPYGNVASAGLAATPGLDALTVMPFILRGVSLLGIGSAGTARDIRDDIWALLADEWKPARLDAIATAEVSLGELPQVFERMLAGQSLGRTVVRID; translated from the coding sequence ATGACCATCCCGCACACCTTCCCCGCCTTCCGCATCCACAACGACGACGCCGGTTACCGCAGCGGCGTGGAGCCGGTCACGCTTGATGACCTGGCGCCGGGCGAGGTCGTGGTCAAGGCCGCCTGGTCCTCGGTCAACTACAAGGACGCCCTTGCTGGTACCGGCAAGGGCAAGATCCTGCGCCGCTTCCCGCTGGTGGGCGGCATCGACGTGTCCGGACACGTGGTCGCCTCCACCGATCCGAAGTTCCGCGAGGGCGACGAGGTACTGGTCACCGGCTGCGGCCTCAGCGAGACCCGCGACGGCGGCTACTCGGCCTACGTGCGCCTGCCGGCCGAATGGGTGATCGCCCTGCCCCGCGGCCTGGACCTGCGCCAGGGCATGGTGCTGGGCACCGCCGGATTCACCGCGGCGCTGGCCCTGTACCGCCTGCGCGAGAACCGCCAGCGCCCGGAGCTGGGCCCGCTGGCGGTCACCGGTGCCACCGGCGGCGTCGGCTCGATGGCGGTGGCGATCTTCAGCAAGGCCGGCTACGAGGTGCACGCGATCAGCGGCAAGGCCGACCAGGCCGGTTACCTGAAGTCGCTCGGTGCCAGCGAGGTGCTGGGCCGGGACGCCCTGGCCGCCAACCGCCCGCTGGAATCAGTGCGCTTCGGCGGCGGCCTGGACAACGTCGGCGGCCCGATGCTGGTCAGCCTGCTGGCGCAGACCGCGCCCTATGGCAACGTCGCCTCCGCCGGCCTCGCCGCGACCCCAGGCCTGGACGCGCTGACGGTGATGCCCTTCATCCTGCGTGGCGTGTCGCTGCTGGGCATCGGCTCGGCCGGCACGGCGCGCGATATCCGCGACGACATCTGGGCGCTGCTGGCGGACGAGTGGAAGCCGGCACGGCTGGACGCGATCGCCACCGCCGAAGTCAGCCTCGGCGAACTGCCCCAGGTGTTCGAGCGCATGCTCGCCGGGCAGTCGCTGGGCCGCACCGTGGTGCGGATCGACTAA
- a CDS encoding glycoside hydrolase family 16 protein: MARWARVLVLGLLASGAASADEAAQPAQGTQAGTQAGTHWTFGSTPLWQDEFDGEGVPDPARWSYDTGGHGWGNNELQYYTDKPANAFVSDGLLTIVAHRQRAGKLRYSSARLVSRGKGDFRYGRVEFRARLPVARGSWPALWMLPTDNKYGNWPRSGEIDIMEHVGFDRGVVHQTVHTQAYNHTKGTQRAAQKRVEELDTKFHRYRVDWTPDYIHGYIDDEKVFEFANEGTGPDAWPFDQRFHLLMNLAVGGNWAGQQGVDDEAFPIWMEVDYVRVYPLENAPQ; this comes from the coding sequence ATGGCGCGGTGGGCCCGCGTTCTGGTCCTCGGCCTGCTGGCCAGCGGTGCGGCCAGCGCCGACGAGGCGGCCCAGCCCGCGCAGGGCACGCAGGCCGGCACGCAGGCCGGCACCCATTGGACCTTCGGCAGCACGCCGCTCTGGCAGGACGAGTTCGACGGCGAAGGCGTGCCCGATCCGGCGCGCTGGAGCTACGACACCGGCGGCCATGGCTGGGGCAACAACGAGCTGCAGTACTACACCGACAAGCCGGCCAACGCCTTCGTCAGCGATGGCCTGCTGACCATCGTCGCCCACCGCCAGCGCGCCGGGAAACTGCGCTACAGCTCCGCGCGCCTGGTCTCGCGCGGCAAGGGCGACTTCCGCTACGGCCGAGTCGAGTTCCGCGCCCGCTTGCCGGTAGCACGCGGCAGCTGGCCGGCGCTGTGGATGCTGCCGACCGACAACAAGTACGGGAACTGGCCGCGCTCGGGCGAGATCGACATCATGGAGCACGTCGGCTTCGACCGCGGCGTGGTCCACCAGACGGTCCACACCCAGGCCTACAACCACACCAAGGGCACCCAGCGCGCCGCGCAGAAGCGGGTCGAGGAGCTGGACACGAAGTTCCACCGCTACCGTGTGGACTGGACCCCGGACTACATCCACGGCTACATCGATGACGAGAAGGTGTTCGAGTTCGCCAACGAGGGCACCGGCCCGGACGCCTGGCCGTTCGACCAGCGCTTCCACCTGCTGATGAACCTCGCGGTGGGCGGCAACTGGGCCGGCCAGCAGGGCGTGGACGACGAGGCCTTCCCGATCTGGATGGAAGTCGACTACGTGCGGGTGTATCCGCTGGAGAACGCGCCGCAGTAA
- a CDS encoding response regulator: MARILIVDDSPSQLLGIQRIVEKLGHQTLTAEDGAAGVEVAKAELPDLILMDVVMPNLNGFQATRTLGREATTRDIPVVLVTTKDQDTDRMWGMRQGARAYLTKPFSETELSEVINRLLGEREVAAPAEPGEPTDGTA, from the coding sequence ATGGCCCGCATTCTGATCGTGGACGATTCGCCTTCCCAGCTCCTGGGAATCCAGCGCATCGTGGAAAAGCTCGGCCACCAGACGCTCACCGCCGAGGATGGCGCGGCCGGCGTGGAGGTGGCGAAGGCCGAACTGCCCGACCTGATCCTGATGGACGTGGTCATGCCCAACCTCAACGGTTTCCAGGCCACCCGCACCCTGGGACGCGAAGCTACGACCCGCGACATCCCGGTGGTCCTGGTGACCACCAAGGACCAGGACACCGACCGCATGTGGGGCATGCGCCAGGGCGCCCGCGCCTACCTGACCAAGCCCTTCTCCGAGACCGAGCTGTCGGAAGTCATCAACCGCCTGCTGGGCGAGCGCGAAGTCGCCGCGCCGGCCGAGCCTGGCGAGCCGACCGACGGCACCGCCTGA
- a CDS encoding DnaJ C-terminal domain-containing protein gives MEFKDYYAILGVEPGAGEAEIRSAYRRLARKYHPDVSKEPDAEEKFKAVGEAYEALRDPQKRAAYDQLRARGYRPGQEFHPPPGGFDGAGFDFEEVFGDMGGRPGGGGFSDFFESLFARQRAGAGRGPAGPGAQPGRDTRAKLAVPLEAVYRGDSVRINLNGRQLDVRVPKGIRAGQSIRLAGQGNNGGNLLLEVEYQAHPQFEVDGRNILHTLPVQPWQAALGTTVSVPTLGGTVELRVPADSDTGRKLRLRGRGLPGDPPGDQIVELEVQAPTPVNEAQRQAYRDLAKAFGE, from the coding sequence ATGGAGTTCAAGGATTACTACGCGATCCTCGGGGTCGAGCCGGGCGCCGGCGAGGCCGAGATCCGCTCGGCCTACCGCAGGCTCGCCCGCAAGTACCACCCGGACGTGAGCAAGGAGCCGGACGCCGAGGAGAAGTTCAAGGCCGTCGGCGAGGCCTACGAGGCCCTGCGCGATCCGCAGAAGCGCGCCGCCTACGACCAGCTGCGCGCACGCGGCTACCGTCCCGGCCAGGAGTTCCATCCGCCGCCGGGCGGGTTCGATGGCGCCGGCTTCGACTTCGAGGAGGTCTTCGGCGACATGGGCGGCCGCCCGGGTGGCGGCGGCTTCAGCGACTTCTTCGAGAGCCTGTTCGCGCGCCAGCGTGCCGGCGCTGGGCGTGGCCCGGCCGGCCCGGGCGCGCAGCCGGGCAGGGATACCAGGGCCAAGCTTGCGGTGCCGCTGGAGGCCGTCTACCGCGGCGACAGCGTGCGCATCAACCTCAACGGCCGCCAGCTGGACGTGCGCGTGCCCAAGGGCATCCGCGCCGGCCAGTCGATACGCCTGGCCGGGCAGGGCAACAATGGCGGCAACCTGCTGCTGGAGGTCGAGTACCAGGCTCATCCGCAGTTCGAGGTGGACGGCCGCAACATCCTCCACACCCTGCCGGTGCAGCCCTGGCAGGCGGCGCTGGGCACCACGGTGTCGGTCCCGACCCTGGGCGGCACGGTGGAGCTGAGGGTGCCGGCCGATTCGGATACCGGCCGCAAGCTGCGCCTGCGCGGCCGCGGCCTGCCGGGCGACCCGCCGGGCGACCAGATCGTCGAGCTGGAAGTGCAGGCACCGACCCCGGTCAACGAGGCCCAGCGCCAGGCCTACCGCGACCTGGCCAAGGCGTTCGGGGAATAG
- a CDS encoding Hsp20/alpha crystallin family protein: MSIVRYNTLNSVPGRNLQEEFKQVFERFFGDAVADQSDVVTSQWAPRVDIREETDRFVILADIPGVDPKDIEVQMDRGMLTLKGERASEQKEENERYTRRERQWGSFYRRFALPDSADPDGITATGRHGVLRIDIPKRPETTPRRIEVQ; encoded by the coding sequence ATGAGCATCGTCCGTTACAACACCCTCAACAGCGTGCCTGGCCGCAACCTGCAGGAGGAGTTCAAGCAGGTCTTCGAGCGCTTCTTCGGCGACGCGGTGGCCGACCAGTCCGACGTGGTGACCAGCCAGTGGGCGCCGCGCGTGGACATCCGCGAAGAGACCGACCGCTTCGTGATCCTCGCCGATATCCCGGGCGTGGACCCGAAGGACATCGAGGTGCAGATGGACCGCGGCATGCTGACCCTCAAGGGCGAGCGTGCCAGCGAGCAGAAGGAGGAGAACGAGCGCTACACCCGCCGCGAGCGCCAGTGGGGCAGCTTCTACCGCCGCTTCGCCCTGCCGGACAGCGCCGACCCGGATGGCATCACCGCCACCGGCCGCCACGGGGTGCTGCGCATCGACATCCCGAAGCGTCCCGAGACCACGCCGCGCCGCATCGAGGTGCAGTAA
- a CDS encoding peroxiredoxin: MTIQIGDQIPEVVLKRIREGVESVDTPTLFEARKVVLFAVPGAFTPTCSEKHLPGFIERFEDFRNRGIEVICMAVNDPFVMQAWGRTLDAPEGLQLVSDGNADLTRALGLEMDASGYGMGIRAKRFALYAENGVVRELFVEAPGEFKVSSADYVLEHLPA; encoded by the coding sequence ATGACCATCCAGATTGGCGACCAGATCCCCGAAGTCGTGCTCAAGCGCATCCGCGAAGGCGTGGAAAGCGTGGACACGCCCACCCTGTTCGAGGCCCGCAAGGTGGTGCTGTTCGCGGTGCCCGGCGCGTTCACCCCGACCTGTTCGGAGAAGCACCTGCCCGGCTTCATCGAGCGCTTCGAGGACTTCCGCAACCGCGGCATCGAGGTGATCTGCATGGCGGTCAACGACCCCTTCGTGATGCAGGCCTGGGGCCGCACCCTGGACGCGCCCGAGGGCCTGCAGCTGGTCTCCGACGGCAATGCCGACCTGACTCGCGCCCTGGGCCTGGAGATGGACGCCAGCGGCTACGGCATGGGCATCCGCGCCAAACGCTTCGCCCTGTACGCCGAGAACGGCGTCGTGCGCGAGCTGTTCGTCGAGGCTCCGGGCGAGTTCAAGGTGTCCTCGGCGGACTACGTGCTGGAACACCTGCCGGCCTGA
- the pbpC gene encoding penicillin-binding protein 1C, with translation MRRDTDTTRASRRRRAWTWLRLGLAAVLVLLLVLDLAFPPPLPGADGTATVVTAADGTPLRAFADRDGIWRYPATVESVSPLYLDALLTYEDRWFRRHPGINPVAMARAGWQWLRSGRIVSGGSTLSMQVARILDGHDTRSGPGKLRQMARAVQLEMRLSKDQILQLYLERAPFGGTIEGVEAASWAYLGKPAAALSPAEAALLAVLPQAPSRLRPDRHPEAARAARDKVLARMQALGRWTPEQVEDARLEPVVARSLRVPQHAALLAQRLRQDHPRARRLATTVDANLQRDLEERVAAYFSALPPRTSAALLVVDNASLKTLAYIGSAEFADSGRLGHVDMVRAWRSPGSTLKPFLYGMALDQGLVHSESLLVDAPQDFGGYRPGNFGEAFNGPVSAAAALRLSLNVPAVDLLERVGPARFAARLGHAGLPLRFPRGARPGLPLILGGTSARLEDLVGAYTALQRGGVAGQVRYRDEDPLLERRLLSPGAAWIVREVLQAAPRPGYASGAFGSRTPPVAWKTGTSYGFRDAWAIGGTRRYTVGVWVGRPDGTPLPGQYGAVTALPLLLDTLDGLPHQPGDADPLPRPAPVEAVDVCWPLGIAAADTPAPLCQRRLRAWSLDGAVPPTFAEREARLWSPGRERFQVDARSGLRLSASCSLEHPVREAEIARWPALLSPWLTAAQRQASALPALAPDCADDGREATVALHISGIADRATLAPAPGGSGRLQLQVRALGTTSPVQWLLDGRWIARTEGGRPFAHDYATAGAGTHLLSALADNGAWAQVQFRVAGVGATHTPVGDAEGAARAAPP, from the coding sequence ATGCGGCGGGATACGGACACCACACGGGCATCGCGCCGCCGGCGCGCCTGGACCTGGCTACGCCTGGGCCTGGCCGCCGTGCTCGTGCTCCTGCTGGTGCTGGACCTGGCGTTCCCGCCGCCGCTGCCCGGGGCCGATGGCACCGCCACCGTGGTCACCGCCGCCGACGGCACGCCGCTGCGCGCGTTCGCCGACCGCGACGGGATCTGGCGCTATCCGGCCACGGTCGAGTCGGTCTCGCCGCTGTACCTGGATGCGCTGCTGACCTACGAGGACCGCTGGTTCCGGCGGCATCCGGGCATCAATCCGGTGGCGATGGCGCGCGCGGGCTGGCAGTGGCTGCGCAGCGGCCGCATCGTCTCCGGCGGTTCGACCCTGAGCATGCAGGTCGCGCGCATCCTCGACGGACACGACACCCGCAGCGGCCCGGGCAAGCTGCGGCAGATGGCGCGCGCGGTGCAGCTGGAAATGCGCCTGTCCAAGGACCAGATCCTGCAGCTGTACCTGGAGCGCGCGCCGTTCGGCGGCACCATCGAGGGCGTGGAGGCGGCCAGCTGGGCCTACCTGGGCAAGCCGGCCGCGGCGCTGTCCCCGGCCGAGGCGGCGCTGCTGGCGGTGCTGCCGCAGGCACCCAGCCGGCTGCGCCCGGACCGCCATCCGGAAGCCGCGCGCGCGGCGCGCGACAAGGTGCTGGCGCGGATGCAGGCGCTGGGCCGGTGGACGCCGGAACAGGTCGAGGACGCCAGGCTCGAACCGGTGGTCGCGCGTTCGCTGCGTGTCCCGCAGCACGCAGCCTTGCTGGCGCAGCGCCTGCGCCAGGACCATCCACGCGCGCGTCGCCTTGCGACCACGGTCGACGCCAACCTGCAGCGCGACCTGGAGGAGCGCGTCGCCGCCTACTTCAGCGCGCTGCCGCCGCGCACCTCGGCGGCCCTGCTGGTGGTCGACAACGCCAGCCTGAAGACCCTGGCCTACATCGGTTCGGCGGAGTTCGCCGACAGCGGACGCCTGGGCCACGTGGACATGGTCCGGGCCTGGCGCTCGCCCGGATCCACCCTCAAGCCGTTCCTGTACGGCATGGCCCTGGACCAGGGCCTGGTCCACTCGGAGAGCCTGCTGGTGGACGCGCCGCAGGACTTCGGCGGCTACCGCCCCGGCAACTTCGGCGAGGCCTTCAACGGCCCGGTCAGTGCCGCCGCGGCGTTGCGGCTGTCGCTCAACGTGCCGGCGGTGGACCTGCTGGAGCGGGTTGGCCCGGCGCGGTTCGCGGCACGGCTTGGACACGCGGGCCTGCCACTGCGTTTCCCGCGCGGTGCGCGTCCGGGGCTGCCGCTGATCCTGGGCGGTACCTCCGCGCGACTGGAGGACCTGGTCGGCGCCTATACCGCTCTGCAGCGCGGCGGCGTGGCCGGACAGGTGCGCTACCGCGACGAGGATCCGCTACTGGAGCGGCGCCTGCTGTCGCCGGGCGCGGCCTGGATCGTACGCGAGGTGCTGCAGGCGGCGCCGCGGCCCGGATATGCGAGCGGCGCGTTCGGCTCGCGTACGCCGCCCGTGGCGTGGAAAACCGGCACCAGTTACGGCTTCCGCGACGCCTGGGCGATCGGCGGCACCCGCCGCTACACGGTGGGCGTGTGGGTAGGACGGCCGGACGGCACGCCGCTGCCCGGCCAGTACGGCGCGGTCACGGCGTTGCCGTTGCTGCTGGACACCCTGGACGGACTGCCGCACCAGCCCGGCGATGCCGACCCGCTGCCGCGGCCGGCTCCGGTCGAAGCGGTCGACGTGTGCTGGCCGCTGGGCATCGCCGCGGCCGATACCCCCGCGCCGCTATGCCAGCGCCGGCTGCGTGCCTGGAGCCTGGATGGCGCCGTTCCGCCGACCTTCGCCGAGCGCGAGGCGCGGCTGTGGAGTCCGGGCCGCGAACGCTTCCAGGTTGATGCGCGCAGCGGCCTGCGTCTGTCCGCTTCCTGCAGTCTCGAGCATCCGGTTCGCGAGGCCGAGATCGCGCGCTGGCCGGCGCTGCTCTCGCCCTGGCTCACCGCGGCCCAGCGCCAGGCCTCGGCCTTGCCGGCGCTGGCGCCGGACTGCGCCGACGACGGCCGCGAGGCGACCGTCGCCCTGCACATATCGGGGATCGCGGATCGTGCCACCCTGGCGCCGGCACCGGGCGGGAGCGGCCGCCTGCAGCTGCAGGTGCGCGCACTGGGCACGACTTCGCCGGTGCAGTGGCTGCTGGACGGGCGCTGGATCGCGCGTACCGAGGGCGGACGCCCGTTCGCCCACGACTACGCGACGGCCGGCGCCGGTACCCACCTGCTGTCGGCGCTGGCCGACAACGGGGCCTGGGCGCAGGTGCAGTTCCGGGTGGCGGGCGTGGGTGCGACGCACACGCCCGTGGGAGACGCGGAAGGGGCGGCGCGCGCGGCGCCGCCCTGA
- a CDS encoding acyl-CoA dehydrogenase family protein, producing MPTGGVIVDFSFTEEQLMLQDVARRIAQEVIAPSAEHFDRNGEFPLDNIRLLGENGLMGIEVPAEYGGAGMDPVAYALAMIEIAAGDAAHSTIMSVNNSLFCTGILKNGNEEQKQLYVRAVAEGREIGAFALTEPQSGSDASNMRCRAVRQDDGSYVINGKKSWITSGPVARYIILFAVTNPEQGSRGITAFMIDTSREGFHRGKTEPKLGIRASATCEIEFADYVARPEEVVGVEGQGFKIAMSVLDAGRIGIASQAIGIARAAYEKTIEYVRERKAFGSPIGTFQMTQAKIADMKCKLDAALLLTLRAAWLKGQGKPFSAEAAIAKLTASEAAMWITHQAVQIHGGMGYSKEMPLERYFRDAKITEIYEGTSEIQRLVIARSETGLR from the coding sequence ATACCGACCGGAGGGGTCATCGTGGATTTCAGCTTCACCGAAGAACAACTGATGCTGCAGGACGTGGCCCGCCGCATCGCGCAGGAAGTGATCGCGCCGAGCGCCGAGCACTTCGACCGCAACGGCGAGTTCCCGCTGGACAACATCAGGCTGCTGGGCGAGAACGGCCTGATGGGCATCGAGGTGCCGGCCGAGTACGGCGGCGCCGGCATGGACCCGGTCGCCTACGCGCTGGCGATGATCGAGATCGCCGCTGGCGACGCGGCCCATTCCACGATCATGTCGGTCAACAACTCGCTGTTCTGCACCGGCATCCTCAAGAACGGCAACGAGGAGCAGAAGCAGCTGTACGTGCGCGCCGTGGCCGAGGGCCGCGAGATCGGCGCGTTCGCCCTGACCGAGCCGCAGTCCGGTTCGGACGCCTCGAACATGCGCTGCCGCGCCGTGCGCCAGGACGACGGCAGCTACGTCATCAACGGCAAGAAGAGCTGGATCACCTCCGGTCCGGTCGCCCGCTACATCATCCTGTTCGCGGTCACCAACCCGGAGCAGGGTTCGCGCGGCATCACCGCCTTCATGATCGACACCAGCCGCGAGGGCTTCCACCGCGGCAAGACCGAGCCGAAGCTGGGCATCCGCGCCTCGGCCACCTGCGAGATCGAGTTCGCCGACTACGTCGCGCGTCCGGAAGAGGTCGTCGGCGTCGAGGGCCAGGGCTTCAAGATCGCCATGAGCGTGCTGGACGCCGGCCGCATCGGCATCGCCTCGCAGGCCATCGGCATTGCCAGGGCCGCCTACGAGAAGACCATCGAGTACGTGAGGGAGCGCAAGGCCTTCGGTTCGCCGATCGGCACCTTCCAGATGACCCAGGCCAAGATCGCCGACATGAAGTGCAAGCTCGACGCAGCGCTGCTGCTGACGCTGCGCGCGGCGTGGCTGAAGGGCCAGGGCAAGCCGTTCTCGGCCGAGGCCGCGATCGCCAAGCTGACCGCCTCCGAGGCGGCAATGTGGATCACCCACCAGGCGGTGCAGATCCACGGCGGCATGGGCTATTCGAAGGAGATGCCGCTGGAGCGGTACTTCCGCGACGCCAAGATCACCGAAATCTACGAGGGCACCTCGGAGATCCAGCGCCTGGTCATCGCCCGCAGCGAGACCGGCCTGCGCTGA
- a CDS encoding ArsR/SmtB family transcription factor: protein MDLEDWSTRLKVFADATRVRLLALLELEELTVAELSAVTRLAQPRVSTHLARLKEAGLVRDRRAGVSAYYRFDEAILDPAQRALWQALSTGSDDPLLRQDAERLPSVLAARAADQNWADSVAGDMERHYSPGRTWEALARSALPLLHTGDVLDIASGDGVLAELLAPHSRRYVCVDTSARVVAAASERLRRLENVEVREGDMHALPFGPGSFDLVVLMHALTYAERPAVAVAEGARVLRKGGRLLLTSLARHEHKAVVDTYGHVNLGFAAKDLRKFAEKAGLVVTSLETVTRERRPPHFEVISLIAHKP, encoded by the coding sequence ATGGATCTGGAGGACTGGTCGACCCGGCTGAAGGTGTTCGCGGACGCGACCCGGGTACGCCTGCTCGCCCTGCTGGAACTGGAGGAGCTGACCGTGGCCGAGCTGTCGGCCGTCACCCGCCTGGCCCAGCCGCGCGTGTCCACCCACCTGGCCCGGCTCAAGGAGGCCGGCCTGGTCCGCGACCGCCGCGCGGGCGTGTCCGCCTACTACCGTTTCGACGAGGCCATCCTGGACCCGGCGCAGCGCGCATTGTGGCAGGCGCTGAGCACCGGAAGCGACGACCCCCTGCTGCGCCAGGACGCCGAGCGCCTGCCGTCGGTGCTGGCGGCCCGCGCCGCCGACCAGAACTGGGCCGACAGCGTGGCCGGCGACATGGAGCGCCACTACTCCCCCGGGCGCACCTGGGAGGCGCTGGCGCGCAGCGCGCTGCCGCTGCTGCACACCGGCGACGTGCTCGACATCGCCTCCGGCGACGGCGTGCTGGCCGAGCTGCTGGCGCCGCATTCGCGCCGCTACGTCTGCGTCGACACCAGCGCCCGCGTGGTCGCCGCCGCCAGCGAGCGCCTGCGCCGGCTGGAGAACGTCGAGGTGCGCGAGGGCGACATGCACGCCCTGCCCTTCGGACCCGGCAGCTTCGACCTGGTGGTGCTGATGCACGCCCTCACCTACGCCGAACGCCCGGCGGTGGCGGTGGCCGAAGGCGCGCGCGTGCTGCGCAAGGGCGGGCGCCTGCTGCTGACCAGCCTGGCCCGGCACGAGCACAAGGCGGTGGTCGACACCTACGGCCACGTCAACCTCGGCTTTGCCGCCAAGGACCTGCGCAAGTTCGCGGAGAAGGCCGGACTGGTGGTCACCAGCCTGGAGACCGTGACCCGCGAGCGCCGCCCGCCGCACTTCGAAGTGATCTCGCTGATCGCCCACAAGCCCTGA
- a CDS encoding homocysteine S-methyltransferase family protein, producing MPRSLPWLHPERVALLERALRERILVIDGAMGTMIQRHQLEEADYRGERFAEGYDRQHHAAHDGHGPGCGHDLKGNNDLLLLTRPEVIEGIHRAYLEAGADLVETNTFNATSVSQADYHLEHLVHELNRAGAALARKACDEVEKATDQPRFVIGVLGPTSRTASISPDVNDPGFRNTSFDELRGAYREAVEGLIDGGADTIMVETIFDTLNAKAALFAIEEVFEARGARLPVMISGTITDASGRTLSGQTAEAFHTSLAHARPLSIGLNCALGARDLRPHVEALAKVSPYYVSAHPNAGLPNAFGGYDETPEEMAATLREFAEAGLLNLVGGCCGTTPDHIRAIAEAVRGLPPRVPAGALEQAA from the coding sequence ATGCCCCGTTCCCTGCCCTGGCTGCATCCCGAACGCGTCGCCCTGCTCGAGCGCGCCCTGCGCGAACGCATCCTGGTCATCGACGGGGCCATGGGCACGATGATCCAGCGCCACCAGCTGGAAGAGGCCGACTACCGCGGCGAGCGTTTCGCCGAAGGTTACGACCGCCAGCACCACGCCGCGCACGACGGCCACGGCCCGGGTTGCGGCCACGACCTCAAGGGCAACAACGACCTGCTGCTGCTGACCCGGCCGGAGGTGATCGAGGGCATCCACCGCGCCTACCTGGAGGCTGGCGCCGACCTGGTCGAGACCAACACATTCAACGCCACCTCGGTCAGCCAGGCCGACTACCACCTCGAGCACCTGGTGCATGAGTTGAACAGGGCCGGCGCCGCGCTGGCGCGCAAGGCCTGCGACGAGGTGGAGAAGGCCACGGACCAGCCGCGCTTCGTGATCGGCGTGCTCGGCCCGACCAGCCGCACTGCATCGATCAGTCCGGACGTCAACGATCCCGGCTTCCGCAACACCAGCTTCGACGAACTGCGCGGCGCCTATCGCGAAGCCGTGGAAGGACTCATCGACGGTGGCGCCGACACGATCATGGTCGAGACCATCTTCGACACGCTCAACGCCAAGGCCGCGCTGTTCGCCATCGAGGAAGTGTTCGAGGCACGCGGCGCGCGCCTGCCGGTGATGATCTCCGGCACCATCACCGACGCCTCCGGCCGCACCCTGTCCGGGCAGACCGCGGAGGCCTTCCACACCTCGCTCGCCCATGCGCGGCCGCTGTCGATCGGCCTGAACTGCGCGCTGGGCGCGCGTGACCTGCGTCCGCACGTGGAGGCGCTGGCTAAGGTCTCGCCGTACTACGTCAGTGCCCATCCCAATGCCGGCCTGCCCAACGCCTTCGGCGGCTACGACGAGACACCGGAGGAGATGGCCGCGACCCTGCGCGAATTCGCCGAGGCCGGCCTGCTCAACCTGGTCGGTGGCTGTTGCGGCACCACGCCCGACCATATCCGCGCCATCGCCGAGGCCGTGCGTGGACTGCCGCCACGTGTTCCCGCCGGCGCGCTGGAGCAGGCCGCATGA